A genomic window from Nicotiana sylvestris chromosome 11, ASM39365v2, whole genome shotgun sequence includes:
- the LOC104233539 gene encoding F-box/kelch-repeat protein At1g55270-like yields MPALKKSEMDQTIERSPNAHRGFRVQPPLVDSVSCYCKVDSGLKTVVGARKFVPGSKICIQPDINPRAHKTKNSRRERSRVQPPLLPGLPDDLAIACLIRVPRVEHNKLRLVCKRWYRLLAGNFFYSLRKSLGMAEEWVYVMKRDRDGRISWHAFDSTYQLWQPLPPVPGEYSEALGFGCAVLSGCHLYLFGGKDPIKGSMRRVIFYSARTNKWHRAPDMLRRRHFFGSCVINNCLYVAGGECEGIQRTLRSAEVYDPNRNRWSFIADMSTAMVPFIGVVYDGKWFLKGLGSHREVLSESYNPEMNAWSPVNNGMVAGWRNPSISMDGRLYALDCRDGCKLRVYDEATHSWNRFIDSKLHLGSSRALEAAALVPLNGKLCIIRNNMSISIVDVSNPDKQVETNPHLWENIAGKGHFRTLFTNLWSSIAGRGGLKSHIVHCQVLQA; encoded by the exons ATGCCAGCATTAAAAAAATCTG AAATGGACCAAACAATTGAAAGGTCTCCAAATGCACATAGGGGTTTTCGAGTTCAACCTCCACTG GTTgactccgtgtcatgctattgcAAGGTTGACTCGGGATTAAAGACAGTTGTCGGGGCAAGAAAATTTGTCCCAGGATCGAAAATTTGTATCCAGCCAGACATTAACCCTCGCGCACACAAGACTAAAAACTCTCGCAGGGAGAGGTCAAGAGTGCAGCCACCCCTTCTACCTGGCCTACCAGATGATCTTGCAATTGCTTGTCTAATACGTGTTCCCCGTGTTGAACACAACAAGCTCCGTCTAGTCTGCAAAAGGTGGTATCGGCTTCTTGCTGGAAACTTCTTTTACTCTCTCAGGAAGAGTCTTGGAATGGCAGAGGAGTGGGTATATGTGATGAAGAGGGATCGTGATGGAAGGATTTCGTGGCATGCATTTGATTCAACCTATCAACTGTGGCAGCCACTTCCACCTGTTCCGGGGGAATACAGTGAAGCCCTTGGATTTGGTTGTGCTGTTCTTAGCGGTTGCCATCTGTACCTGTTTGGTGGAAAAGATCCAATTAAGGGGTCTATGCGACGGGTAATCTTTTATAGTGCTCGAACAAATAAATGGCACAGGGCACCAGACATGCTTCGTAGACGTCATTTCTTTGGTTCTTGTGTAATCAACAATTGTCTCTATGTCGCTGGCGGAGAATGTGAAGGAATCCAGAGGACTCTCCGTTCAGCTGAAGTTTATGACCCCAATAGGAACCGCTGGAGCTTTATTGCTGATATGAGCACAGCTATGGTGCCCTTTATTGGGGTTGTTTATGATGGGAAGTGGTTTTTAAAAGGATTGGGATCTCACAGAGAAGTTTTGAGTGAATCCTATAACCCAGAGATGAATGCATGGAGCCCTGTCAATAACGGGATGGTTGCTGGTTGGCGCAATCCAAGCATCTCCATGGATGGTCGCCTTTATGCTTTGGACTGTCGTGATGGGTGTAAACTTAGAGTATATGATGAAGCCACACATTCGTGGAATAGATTTATTGACAGCAAGCTCCATCTTGGTAGTTCTCGTGCTTTAGAGGCTGCAGCTCTGGTTCCCCTCAATGGTAAACTCTGTATAATCCGTAACAACATGAGCATTAGTATCGTTGATGTGTCAAATCCTGATAAACAAGTTGAAACTAACCCACATCTTTGGGAAAACATTGCCGGTAAAGGGCACTTCAGAACTCTGTTCACTAATTTATGGTCAAGCATTGCAGGACGAGGAGGGTTGAAGAGCCATATTGTGCATTGTCAAGTGCTACAAGCTTGA